A section of the Choristoneura fumiferana chromosome 5, NRCan_CFum_1, whole genome shotgun sequence genome encodes:
- the LOC141427874 gene encoding thioredoxin domain-containing protein 17-like: MVTNVSIKGFDEFVEFTNRIDPNGPPVLFYFDSKLPDGVTSWCPDCVVAEPVVRACLNDVKKDLIFVHVDCGPRDFYRDPQCVFRTDGRSKIRRIPTLLRWKGPRLEEAECIDRDKLAKLFES, from the exons ATGGTTACTAACGTGTCTATCAAGGGGTTTGATGAGTTCGTGGAGTTTACAAACAGGATCGACCCGAATGGGCCGCCGGTGTTGTTCTACTTTGACTCCAAGTTGCCCGATGGCGTTACGAGCTGGTGTCCGGATTGTGTCGTAG CGGAACCGGTAGTGCGAGCCTGCCTGAATGATGTGAAGAAAGATCTCATCTTTGTGCACGTGGATTGCGGCCCCCGAGATTT CTACAGGGACCCGCAGTGCGTGTTCAGGACAGACGGCCGTTCTAAGATCCGGCGGATCCCCACCCTCCTGCGGTGGAAGGGCCCGCGGCTGGAGGAGGCCGAGTGCATCGACAGGGACAAGCTGGCAAAGCTGTTTGAATCATAA